The DNA segment TTCGTCGCGATCTGGGGTCCGACGCTGTTGTTTTTCTCTCAAGGTTTTGAACATGCCGTGGTCAACATGTTTCTGATGCCGGTCGGCATGATGCTCGGCGCAGACGTCAGCCTGTCCACGTGGTGGCTCTGGAATCAAATCCCTGTGACGCTGGGCAATCTGGTCGGCGGCATGCTGTTCACGGGGTTGGCGATCTATGCGGCCCATCGCACGACGGCGCCCGCTGCGAGTCCGGTTCCGGCTCAGCCCGTCAGTGCCAGGGGCGATCAGCCGGGATATTCACCATCGTATTAGCGGTGAGGAAGCGTAGTCATGGGTGCGGGGTATCTCGGCCGATTGCACGGATGGCGATTCGTCCTTTTCAATGCCGTGCTTGGCTTGTCGCACATCGTCGTGTTGTTCAACGCCGGATCGTACATCGCCTTGTTGCCTCATGTTTCAGGGGATCTGGGCGGGGTGTTGCCCAGTTTTCTCACCTGGGCGCAAACCGACTTCATGGTCGGACTGGCGTTGGGCTTTCCACTCGCGCGGTACCTGTCCGGACGGATTGGCGACTACCGTCTTCTGATCGGCGCGTTCATCGTCTACAGCATCGCGTCCTATTTGTGCGGCGACAGCCGAACCCTTGCGCAATTCGTTCCTGCGCGCATCGTACAAGGCATTGCCGGCGGCATCACGCTGCCGATCGCCCAATCCATGTTGCTCAACGAATATCCCAAACGGCTCAAGGCCGTCGCGTTGACCGTCTGGGGCCTGTTCAGTATCACCCCGTTCACCATCGGCATGCCGGTCGGAGGCTACATCGCCTACATGCTCGGGTGGCGCTTTCTCTTTTACTTGGATTTCGTGCTGACGTTGGTGATTGTCGGCACGTTGGCCGCCTTGTTATACGGCCGTGGATTTCATCGACGGTACGCTCGCTTCGACCTGGTCGGGTTTCTGCTGCTGGCCGTGCTGTTGTTGGGGCTGCAAACTTTGCTCAATATGGGCAACGATTTCGACTGGCTGGACTCGCCATTCCTCCAAGCCATCGCGGTGGTGTTGCTGATCGCATTTCCGTGTTTCATCATTTGGGAACTGGGGGAGCGGCATCCGACATTGGACCTCCGGCTGTTCCTGCATCGCAATTTTGTCATCGGGATCATCAGTCTGACACTCGGGTTTTTCTCGATCCAGGGATTGTTGTCTCTCCTGATTGTCCAGATCCAACTGATTTTGGGATATTCCTCGAAGTTAGCCGGTCTGGCGCTGCTTCCGTTAGTCGTGCTGAGTGCACCGATCATCGCCGTCATGCATTACCTCTGCAAGTATATCGATGCGCGCTGGCTGGTGTGTTTCAATTGTCTCGGTTTCGCCTGGACGTTTTATTGGATCGGCTTGTACGACGATCCTCATTCGTACGAAGAATTGTTCTGGCCCATGGTGATCGAGGGGATTTTTCTGGGGTCGTTCTTCACGCCGGTGACGGTGCTGACCCTGCATGGTTTGTCCGGCCCCCTGATGACGCGCGCGGCGGAGGTGGCCAATCTATTGCGTGTCGCCGCGGGCGCATTCGGTATCACGTTCCAGGGCATCGTCCTGTTCCGACGGATTCATTTCCATCAACTGCATTTGGCCGATCATTTCGGGGGCCGGCAGTCGATTTCGTACGACCCGCTGGGTCAACTGGCAGCGAAATTCCAAGCGGCAGGATTGTCTTCTGGCGAAGCGCAGGCCAAGCTGGGCCTGGTGATCAGGCAGGAAGCGGCGATACTCGGCCTCAACGATGCGTTCCTCGTGGCGAGTTTCATCTTTATCGGGTTGGGCGTCCTTGTGTGGTTCGCGCATCCGACGCATGTGCCCATTGCGTCGAGCCCTCCAGAGGATCTGCGCATGAAACGTGCCGAGGAGTTGCTTGAGGAGGTGCCATGAGATCGGGTTCATCGACAGGGTATCGCGTGCGAATCAGCTTTGGGATCGGCTGTGCCTTGCTCTTTGCAAGCTGCGCCTGGATTCCCAAGGGCGATCCACCGGCCCAATATCTCGACCCGCCGGAAATGACCGAAACTCTCGCTGAAGTGACAAGCCGGCTGCAGAATTGGCCCCAGGATCGGTGGTGGGAACAGTTTGGCAATCCGGAGTTGAATGGGCTGATCGAAACCGCGCTCAAGGACAATCCCGGCCTGAAACATGCCGCGGCGCGGTTGCGGCAAGCCACGTCGCTGGTGAAGGTGGAAGGTGCGCGGTTGTTGCCGTTCCTGGAAGCGGATGCGTCGCTGACCTATGAGCGCATCTCCCAGCATGGCGTCTTCGCTGCCCTGAATCCCGAAGTGGCGGGCATCAAGATCATGTACGGCATCATCAACCCGCTCAGCTTCCGGTATGAATTCGATTTCTGGGGGAAAAACCGGGCCATGCTCGAGGCGGCTCTGGGCCATGCGGCTGCCGAAGAGGCCGAAACGGCCGAGGTGCGGCTTCGGTTGACCACTGGGATTGCCCGTGCCTATTTCCGGGGACAGTCCTTACAACAGCAACTCAGCATCGTGAAGACGATCGTCGGCATTCGCCGCGATCTCAAGACACTGGCGGAGACCCGGTTCCGTCTGGGACTCGACAATGATCAGCCGTTCAAAATCGCCGTGGCCGACTACGAGGCGGCGTTCAAACGGCAAGCCGCCATTCGTGATCAATTGGATGTCCAGCGGCATCTGCTGGCACGATTAGCCGGGAAGGGGCCGGATGAAGCGGCCCATTTGTTTGCCAAGCCCATAGCCAACATTCCCAAGCAAATTCCTGCGCCGGATCATCTGTCGATCGGCCTGCTGGTCCATCGTCCGGATCTGGCTGCAGCCTTGTATCGAGCGCATGCCGCATCTCGCCTGGTCAGGGTGGCGACTACGCAGTTCTATCCCACTATCGATCTCACGGGATTTGTGGGATTTAATGCCCTGACGCTTGCCAAGGGGACCGATAAGCTGGCGAATTTTCTCTTTAGCGGTCAGAGCTTCACCTATGGCCTGGCGCCGGGTTTGCGGATGCCCTGGTTTGAGGGCGGCCGGCTGCGGGGCGAATTGGGCGCGCAGCGTGCGGAATATGACGCGGCAGTAGAACTCTATAACGACACGCTTCTCGATGCGATGCGGGAAGTGGCGGACAGTCTCAGTGCCTGGCACACGACCAACGAGATCATGGCGTCACACAAGCGGTTGGTGGCCTCGCTGGGCGAAGACTGGAAATTGGCGAAAGTGCGGCTCGTCAACGGCCTGGACGATG comes from the Nitrospira sp. genome and includes:
- a CDS encoding DHA2 family efflux MFS transporter permease subunit, with product MGAGYLGRLHGWRFVLFNAVLGLSHIVVLFNAGSYIALLPHVSGDLGGVLPSFLTWAQTDFMVGLALGFPLARYLSGRIGDYRLLIGAFIVYSIASYLCGDSRTLAQFVPARIVQGIAGGITLPIAQSMLLNEYPKRLKAVALTVWGLFSITPFTIGMPVGGYIAYMLGWRFLFYLDFVLTLVIVGTLAALLYGRGFHRRYARFDLVGFLLLAVLLLGLQTLLNMGNDFDWLDSPFLQAIAVVLLIAFPCFIIWELGERHPTLDLRLFLHRNFVIGIISLTLGFFSIQGLLSLLIVQIQLILGYSSKLAGLALLPLVVLSAPIIAVMHYLCKYIDARWLVCFNCLGFAWTFYWIGLYDDPHSYEELFWPMVIEGIFLGSFFTPVTVLTLHGLSGPLMTRAAEVANLLRVAAGAFGITFQGIVLFRRIHFHQLHLADHFGGRQSISYDPLGQLAAKFQAAGLSSGEAQAKLGLVIRQEAAILGLNDAFLVASFIFIGLGVLVWFAHPTHVPIASSPPEDLRMKRAEELLEEVP
- a CDS encoding efflux transporter outer membrane subunit — encoded protein: MRSGSSTGYRVRISFGIGCALLFASCAWIPKGDPPAQYLDPPEMTETLAEVTSRLQNWPQDRWWEQFGNPELNGLIETALKDNPGLKHAAARLRQATSLVKVEGARLLPFLEADASLTYERISQHGVFAALNPEVAGIKIMYGIINPLSFRYEFDFWGKNRAMLEAALGHAAAEEAETAEVRLRLTTGIARAYFRGQSLQQQLSIVKTIVGIRRDLKTLAETRFRLGLDNDQPFKIAVADYEAAFKRQAAIRDQLDVQRHLLARLAGKGPDEAAHLFAKPIANIPKQIPAPDHLSIGLLVHRPDLAAALYRAHAASRLVRVATTQFYPTIDLTGFVGFNALTLAKGTDKLANFLFSGQSFTYGLAPGLRMPWFEGGRLRGELGAQRAEYDAAVELYNDTLLDAMREVADSLSAWHTTNEIMASHKRLVASLGEDWKLAKVRLVNGLDDDREVLRHRYPVLEQEYALRALESDQLVAAVDLIESLGGGYHNPDIEKRPKHNPS